Proteins found in one archaeon genomic segment:
- a CDS encoding DUF559 domain-containing protein, which produces MSRIRSKGTKLEKAMRQILEEMNIRYLSHPRLEGNPDFLLQGRIALFCDSSFWHGRRWKALKKRLERGSRPEYWVAHIARNRARDRQVTRQLSGEGYLVLRFWDDEVFGDPRRCRRELVEALGRTE; this is translated from the coding sequence ATGTCGCGCATCAGAAGCAAAGGAACAAAGCTGGAAAAAGCGATGAGACAAATCCTCGAAGAGATGAACATCCGCTACCTTTCCCATCCAAGGCTCGAAGGGAACCCCGACTTCCTCCTTCAAGGGAGGATTGCCCTGTTCTGCGACAGCAGCTTCTGGCACGGCCGCCGCTGGAAGGCGCTGAAGAAACGCTTGGAAAGAGGTTCGCGGCCCGAATATTGGGTCGCCCACATCGCAAGGAACCGAGCAAGAGACAGGCAGGTGACCCGTCAACTCTCCGGCGAGGGGTACTTGGTCCTGCGTTTCTGGGACGACGAAGTTTTCGGGGACCCGCGGCGTTGCCGACGCGAACTGGTCGAAGCCCTAGGTCGCACCGAGTAA
- a CDS encoding DNA cytosine methyltransferase — MAWKVMDLFCGTGGFSHGLCEGLGDESKVVFGIDILKHAVATFRANNAQAIAVCADITKFPPRRVQADFGISRGDIDVIAGGPPCQGFTSIRPHRSRNNDDLRNSLYVDFLDYVDYFRPKAFIMENVIGLATYNHGRTIRAVMDRAKGTGYSVDWRIFNAANFGVPQRRERLLMVGFRDVPRFSFPRPTHKSNGSTIGYYDKSKVISVTPEIDNARELAEALTAWDAISDLPEVEPGREVRAYSKAPLNEYQKRLRGGCNELALHYATSHGRRMLDIVKRSGPNVNSLPKGIVKSGFSTSYSRIEPDKPSVTLTGNFPYPGSNKCIHPFQDRAITPREAARIQSFPDNFVFIGNKSQIAKLIGNAVPPLLGNVMGKWCRRYLDGTAVDLGPIYQTAG; from the coding sequence ATGGCTTGGAAAGTGATGGACCTGTTCTGCGGAACAGGCGGGTTTTCACACGGCCTGTGCGAGGGCCTCGGGGATGAGAGCAAGGTGGTTTTTGGGATCGACATCCTCAAGCATGCGGTGGCCACATTCAGGGCCAACAACGCGCAGGCTATAGCGGTCTGCGCCGACATCACCAAGTTCCCCCCCCGGCGGGTGCAGGCCGATTTTGGAATCTCGAGAGGAGACATCGATGTCATAGCGGGAGGGCCACCGTGCCAAGGGTTCACTTCGATCAGGCCGCACCGTTCGAGGAACAACGACGACCTGAGGAACTCCCTGTACGTCGACTTTTTGGACTACGTCGACTACTTCAGGCCCAAGGCGTTCATCATGGAGAACGTGATTGGGCTGGCTACGTACAACCATGGCAGGACCATCCGGGCCGTGATGGATCGAGCCAAAGGCACGGGGTACAGCGTCGATTGGAGGATATTCAACGCCGCAAACTTCGGGGTTCCCCAGAGAAGGGAGCGCTTACTAATGGTGGGGTTCCGCGACGTCCCCCGATTTAGTTTCCCGAGACCCACTCACAAGAGCAACGGCTCGACGATAGGTTACTACGACAAGTCGAAGGTGATTTCCGTGACTCCCGAAATCGACAACGCAAGGGAATTGGCAGAAGCGCTGACGGCTTGGGACGCGATAAGCGACCTGCCCGAAGTCGAACCCGGCCGCGAGGTGAGGGCGTACTCTAAAGCGCCCCTGAACGAGTACCAGAAGAGGTTGCGGGGGGGTTGCAACGAACTCGCGTTGCACTATGCAACTTCCCATGGCCGCAGAATGCTAGACATCGTGAAAAGAAGCGGCCCCAACGTCAACTCGCTGCCCAAGGGGATCGTCAAAAGCGGCTTCTCGACTTCGTATTCGCGGATCGAGCCAGACAAGCCTTCAGTGACTCTTACAGGCAACTTCCCTTATCCAGGATCAAACAAGTGTATCCACCCGTTCCAAGACAGGGCCATCACGCCAAGGGAGGCGGCGAGGATACAGTCGTTTCCGGACAACTTCGTGTTCATAGGCAACAAGTCGCAGATTGCCAAACTCATAGGGAACGCCGTTCCTCCTCTCTTGGGCAACGTGATGGGAAAGTGGTGCAGACGGTACCTAGACGGAACCGCCGTCGACTTGGGCCCTATCTACCAGACCGCCGGATGA
- a CDS encoding helix-turn-helix transcriptional regulator, whose protein sequence is MSPVQPGFGRTMRQLREKVGKPLEQLSKETGISERTIGQVDGGTLEPTLSDAISIASNLYAQVQDLVRPRPARLARGTFEDPPPAFRMNQGMIRTAIEATYSVLDFIDDELQQRSETRLSQLIELANLSAVLGNVFGGILAKSSNGVWKRNSPHKYPDLIPVSRTATGGVEIKVALETNLPKGHLPKPGPHISVRYVLVDSENGYRYVKGTRGDAVAIWEVKCGRLGAGDFRLSNTPGDSGKTANFSADALRRMKLVYFDSDLCPRKDVDGYLKRNGFSPS, encoded by the coding sequence ATGTCGCCTGTCCAGCCGGGCTTTGGCAGGACGATGAGGCAGTTGAGAGAGAAAGTCGGGAAGCCGCTCGAGCAACTCTCGAAAGAAACGGGAATAAGCGAAAGGACTATCGGGCAGGTAGATGGCGGGACGCTGGAGCCCACCCTCTCTGACGCGATTTCGATCGCAAGCAACCTCTACGCCCAAGTCCAAGATTTGGTGCGCCCTCGCCCGGCCAGGCTCGCGCGGGGGACGTTCGAAGACCCACCCCCTGCTTTCCGCATGAACCAGGGGATGATTAGGACGGCAATCGAAGCGACCTACTCGGTCCTCGACTTCATCGACGACGAATTGCAGCAGCGTTCCGAAACTCGCCTTTCCCAACTCATCGAACTGGCGAACCTTTCCGCTGTCTTGGGCAACGTCTTCGGCGGCATCCTGGCAAAGTCGTCGAACGGGGTTTGGAAGAGGAATAGCCCTCACAAGTACCCCGACCTCATCCCCGTGTCCCGCACCGCAACTGGCGGGGTGGAAATCAAGGTCGCATTGGAGACTAACCTGCCCAAGGGACACCTGCCAAAACCAGGGCCGCACATTTCAGTCAGATACGTGCTGGTGGACTCGGAGAACGGCTACCGGTACGTCAAAGGAACCCGAGGAGACGCCGTGGCAATTTGGGAGGTGAAGTGCGGACGGCTAGGGGCGGGCGATTTCAGACTCAGCAATACGCCGGGGGACTCTGGGAAGACTGCTAACTTCTCCGCCGATGCGTTACGAAGAATGAAACTCGTCTATTTCGACAGCGACCTTTGCCCCCGCAAAGACGTCGATGGATACCTCAAAAGGAACGGGTTTTCGCCGTCGTAA